One region of Ignavibacteriota bacterium genomic DNA includes:
- a CDS encoding ComF family protein: MTDNSFVSTLTNVFIKPFQEIVFPPFCISCDVRLMKDESRICSDCWESFSKLDNDDSLYISTRERFQNDGTISDCLAPFSFVKEGTLQTVIHSLKYEGFTSMGIRLGEEIGKVIRSNEKFCRSDFLIPIPLHQLKRRERGYNQSEYICKGISTVTNIPVASSLLKRVRYTQSQTKLNQQERSENVTGAFRLASKWKTILKGKKVILVDDVVTTGATMRSCASELKYFGVGQIFSVSVAFA; this comes from the coding sequence ATGACTGACAATTCTTTTGTATCAACTCTCACAAATGTATTCATCAAGCCTTTTCAAGAGATTGTATTCCCGCCATTTTGCATTTCGTGCGATGTCCGTTTAATGAAAGACGAATCAAGGATATGCTCGGACTGCTGGGAAAGTTTTTCTAAGTTAGACAATGATGATTCGTTATACATCAGTACCAGAGAACGATTCCAAAACGATGGAACAATTTCAGATTGTCTTGCCCCGTTTTCATTTGTGAAGGAAGGAACGTTGCAGACCGTCATACATAGTTTGAAGTATGAGGGTTTTACTTCGATGGGAATTCGGTTGGGAGAAGAAATCGGCAAAGTAATTCGTTCCAATGAAAAATTTTGCCGGAGCGATTTCTTAATTCCAATTCCGCTTCATCAACTAAAGCGGCGTGAAAGAGGCTACAATCAGAGTGAATACATTTGCAAAGGAATTTCTACCGTAACGAACATTCCCGTAGCTTCCTCTCTTTTGAAACGGGTGAGATATACCCAATCACAGACAAAACTCAACCAACAGGAGCGGAGCGAAAATGTAACAGGCGCGTTTCGACTTGCTTCAAAATGGAAAACTATATTAAAAGGAAAAAAAGTTATCCTCGTGGATGATGTCGTTACCACAGGCGCAACGATGCGTTCCTGTGCCTCGGAATTGAAATATTTTGGAGTCGGACAAATCTTTTCGGTCTCGGTCGCGTTCGCGTAA